The following are encoded in a window of Methanobrevibacter ruminantium M1 genomic DNA:
- the hpt gene encoding hypoxanthine/guanine phosphoribosyltransferase — translation MLENLVESLRNAPVVKKGDYDYFVHGISDGIPALNPCVLKEISEVLAERIDLDKVDKIVGVEAMGIHIATALSLETGLPLLVIRKREYGLEGEHEILKHTGYATSKLYINDLNEGDNIVLVDDVVSTGGTLSVVINELKAIGVNILDTFVVVEKGEGKKIVEDKTGENIVTLVKLDVVDGKVVADSLI, via the coding sequence ATGCTTGAAAATTTAGTTGAATCATTAAGAAATGCACCTGTTGTTAAAAAAGGAGATTACGATTACTTCGTTCATGGAATAAGTGATGGAATACCTGCCCTTAATCCATGTGTTCTAAAAGAGATTTCTGAAGTTCTCGCTGAAAGGATTGATTTGGATAAAGTCGATAAGATTGTTGGGGTTGAAGCTATGGGAATTCACATTGCCACTGCTTTATCCTTAGAAACAGGCCTTCCATTGCTTGTTATCCGTAAAAGGGAATATGGATTGGAAGGAGAGCATGAAATCTTAAAGCACACAGGATATGCAACTTCCAAATTATACATCAATGACTTAAATGAAGGAGACAATATTGTCTTGGTGGATGATGTTGTAAGTACTGGAGGAACTCTTTCTGTTGTAATAAATGAATTAAAGGCTATTGGTGTGAATATCCTTGATACATTTGTTGTAGTTGAAAAGGGAGAAGGAAAAAAGATAGTTGAAGATAAAACTGGAGAAAATATTGTAACTCTTGTAAAATTGGATGTAGTGGATGGAAAGGTTGTAGCTGATTCTTTAATCTAA